A window of Verrucomicrobiota bacterium contains these coding sequences:
- a CDS encoding VCBS repeat-containing protein: protein MITLTVTDSSPSPLSAETSFTLTVIPPPPPSMEVRGDFNRDGMADVVFQASDGSLAAWLMNGLDMMAAGFLEPSNVGDLSYRLAASGDFNEDGQEDLVFQRSDGTLAAWFMDGTRQVKIALFDPSPEGPAWKVVAAADFDNDLKPDLVLQSSDGRIEVWFMDGTRRTRRALTEPSSGGASWRVVGVNDLNSDGQPDLIFQHSDGSLAAWYLDGVVARPGVKINPGHPGDSNLRVVSTADRNEDGKPDLLFQHSIDGSLKVWIMDGINLRRSAALNPASAGGNWQVGAPR, encoded by the coding sequence ATGATTACGCTCACGGTAACTGACTCCAGTCCGAGCCCACTGAGTGCCGAAACCAGCTTCACGCTGACGGTGATCCCGCCTCCACCTCCGAGCATGGAGGTTCGTGGTGATTTTAACCGCGACGGAATGGCCGATGTGGTCTTCCAAGCGAGTGATGGCTCCCTCGCCGCCTGGCTGATGAACGGCCTGGACATGATGGCTGCGGGTTTTCTGGAACCGAGCAACGTGGGCGACCTCAGTTATCGCCTCGCTGCCAGCGGCGACTTCAACGAGGATGGACAGGAGGATCTGGTCTTCCAGCGCTCGGATGGAACGCTGGCGGCGTGGTTTATGGATGGTACTCGTCAGGTGAAAATCGCGCTGTTTGATCCCAGTCCCGAAGGTCCGGCTTGGAAAGTTGTTGCAGCCGCCGACTTCGATAATGACCTCAAGCCTGATCTTGTGCTGCAATCCTCCGACGGACGCATCGAGGTGTGGTTCATGGACGGAACTAGGCGCACCCGCCGGGCTTTGACGGAGCCGAGCAGCGGCGGAGCCAGTTGGAGAGTCGTCGGAGTGAATGACCTTAATTCTGACGGCCAACCGGACCTGATCTTTCAGCATTCGGACGGAAGTCTGGCTGCCTGGTACTTGGACGGAGTAGTGGCGCGTCCGGGTGTAAAAATCAATCCGGGCCATCCGGGCGATTCCAATCTTCGAGTCGTCAGCACTGCGGACCGGAACGAGGACGGCAAACCCGATCTGCTTTTCCAGCATAGCATCGATGGAAGTCTGAAGGTCTGGATTATGGACGGGATAAACCTCAGAAGATCAGCCGCTCTGAACCCCGCGTCTGCCGGCGGAAATTGGCAGGTTGGTGCTCCAAGATAA
- the trpS gene encoding tryptophan--tRNA ligase encodes MRILSGIQPSGALHLGNYFGMMKPAIELQEQGEAYYFIANYHSMTSLFDAAERRRNTLDVALDFLACGLDPKKSVFFRQSDVPEVTELTWLLSTVTPMGLLERCHSYKDKIAKGLSASHGLFSYPVLMASDILIYDSNVVPVGRDQKQHVEVTRDIAIKFNEQYGTTFVIPEPRIRDEVAVVPGTDGQKMSKSYGNTIEIFGEEKALRKKIMSIVMDSRPVTDPKPDAEKNVAIQLLKLVAPEFVAKEIEERLRTGGFGYGDLKKALFEHYWSFFAAARARRSELQANLDYVNQVLREGAIRARAVAQQVLRRAKLASGLD; translated from the coding sequence ATGCGAATTTTATCGGGCATCCAACCGTCCGGCGCGCTGCATCTCGGAAATTATTTCGGGATGATGAAGCCGGCCATCGAGCTCCAGGAGCAGGGCGAGGCATATTACTTCATTGCCAATTACCACTCGATGACTTCGCTCTTCGACGCGGCGGAACGAAGGCGAAACACGCTCGACGTGGCGCTGGATTTTCTCGCCTGTGGGTTGGACCCGAAGAAGTCCGTCTTTTTCCGGCAATCCGATGTTCCCGAAGTCACGGAATTGACCTGGCTGCTCAGCACAGTGACGCCCATGGGCCTGCTCGAGCGATGCCACAGCTACAAAGACAAAATCGCCAAAGGCCTGAGTGCAAGCCACGGCCTCTTCTCGTATCCGGTGCTCATGGCGTCGGACATCTTGATTTACGACTCGAATGTGGTTCCGGTGGGCCGCGATCAAAAGCAGCACGTCGAAGTGACGCGTGACATCGCGATCAAGTTCAACGAGCAATACGGCACCACTTTCGTCATTCCGGAGCCTCGAATTCGGGACGAGGTCGCGGTGGTGCCGGGGACCGACGGCCAGAAGATGAGCAAAAGTTACGGGAACACGATTGAAATTTTTGGCGAGGAGAAAGCCCTCCGCAAGAAGATCATGAGCATCGTGATGGACAGCCGTCCTGTGACGGACCCGAAGCCGGACGCCGAGAAGAACGTGGCGATTCAATTGCTCAAACTCGTCGCGCCCGAATTTGTCGCCAAGGAGATTGAAGAACGTTTGCGCACGGGCGGCTTTGGCTACGGGGACTTGAAGAAGGCGCTGTTCGAGCACTATTGGAGTTTCTTCGCCGCGGCGCGCGCGCGCCGCTCGGAACTCCAGGCCAATCTGGATTACGTCAATCAGGTCTTGCGTGAAGGGGCCATTCGGGCAAGAGCCGTTGCTCAACAAGTCCTCCGCCGCGCTAAACTCGCCAGCGGCCTGGACTAG
- a CDS encoding YdcF family protein, whose product MNVWSTGRTTHATMKFGLIQRKETWCLTWRGWLVGILAIAALLFLGVRSIFPFLATNRPINADLLVVEGWVPDYALAELRTEFDRGGYKLLVVTGNPMLKGEALSEYKNYADLTRTILLKNGWPEEKVVPVPSGEALRNRTYTAALALRAWLAKSGNSARSLNVFTRGPHARRTWLLYQMALQGKAEVGVIVGTDLRYDGKRWWTTSEGVRDVLDETIAYLYARLLFRPAQASD is encoded by the coding sequence ATGAACGTCTGGTCAACAGGCCGGACAACTCACGCGACTATGAAATTTGGCCTGATCCAACGCAAAGAGACCTGGTGTTTGACCTGGCGAGGATGGCTCGTCGGCATCCTGGCCATCGCGGCCCTTTTGTTTCTTGGCGTTCGATCCATCTTCCCTTTTCTTGCCACAAACCGGCCGATCAATGCTGACCTGCTCGTCGTGGAAGGCTGGGTGCCGGATTACGCGCTTGCGGAGTTGCGGACGGAGTTTGATCGGGGCGGGTACAAACTTCTCGTCGTCACTGGAAATCCCATGCTGAAGGGCGAAGCTTTGTCCGAGTACAAGAACTACGCCGACCTGACGCGGACGATCCTGCTCAAGAACGGCTGGCCGGAAGAGAAAGTCGTGCCGGTTCCGAGCGGCGAGGCCTTGAGAAACCGAACCTACACCGCCGCGCTGGCCTTGCGGGCTTGGCTGGCTAAGTCCGGGAACTCAGCCCGCTCCCTGAATGTGTTCACCCGCGGCCCGCACGCGCGAAGAACCTGGTTGCTCTATCAAATGGCGCTGCAAGGCAAGGCGGAGGTCGGTGTCATTGTCGGCACGGATTTGCGGTACGATGGAAAGCGCTGGTGGACCACGAGCGAAGGCGTGCGCGATGTCCTGGACGAAACCATCGCTTACCTCTACGCCCGCCTCCTCTTTCGCCCGGCGCAGGCCAGCGACTGA
- the aroC gene encoding chorismate synthase, with product MANSFGHLFRITTWGESHGGGVGVIVDGCPPRLELSVADIQPDLDRRRPGQSKIVSPRKEADLVEILSGVFEGKTLGTPICLWVKNEDARPEAYAEMEAKFRPSHADYTYFAKFGTRDWRGGGRTSARETIGRVAAGAIAKKILRQRFGVEVLAYVKQVQRLVAEVHPESVQTKDVEANIVRCPDQAVAEQMIQLIEEMRKAGDSVGGIVEGVARGVPPGWGEPVFDRLEADLGKAMLSLPASKGFDIGSGFAGILMTGTQHNDPFRAQGGKVITKTNFSGGVQGGISNGQTIYFRVAFKPVATVMHEQETVDAEFKNTTLKARGRHDPCVLPRAVPMVEAMTALVLVDHALRHQAQCGS from the coding sequence ATGGCGAATTCGTTCGGCCACCTGTTCCGCATCACCACCTGGGGCGAATCTCACGGAGGCGGCGTTGGCGTGATCGTGGACGGTTGTCCTCCGCGGCTCGAATTGAGTGTGGCGGACATTCAACCCGACCTGGACCGCCGCCGGCCCGGACAATCCAAAATCGTGTCGCCCCGGAAGGAAGCCGATCTTGTCGAGATTCTATCGGGTGTCTTCGAGGGCAAAACGCTAGGCACGCCGATTTGTCTGTGGGTGAAGAACGAAGACGCGCGGCCCGAAGCGTACGCGGAGATGGAAGCCAAGTTTCGCCCGTCGCACGCGGATTACACTTACTTCGCGAAATTTGGGACGCGCGATTGGCGCGGCGGCGGACGCACCAGCGCGCGCGAGACGATTGGGCGCGTTGCCGCGGGCGCCATCGCGAAGAAGATTTTGCGGCAACGCTTCGGAGTGGAAGTTCTCGCTTACGTGAAACAGGTCCAGCGGCTCGTCGCCGAGGTCCATCCGGAAAGTGTCCAAACAAAGGATGTCGAAGCCAATATTGTTCGCTGTCCGGATCAGGCCGTCGCAGAACAAATGATCCAATTGATCGAGGAGATGCGGAAAGCAGGCGACAGCGTCGGAGGCATTGTGGAAGGCGTGGCGCGCGGCGTGCCGCCAGGCTGGGGCGAACCGGTGTTCGATCGGCTGGAAGCGGATTTGGGCAAAGCGATGTTGAGCCTGCCCGCATCCAAAGGGTTCGACATCGGCTCGGGTTTCGCCGGCATTTTGATGACCGGGACGCAGCACAACGATCCGTTCCGCGCCCAAGGCGGCAAGGTTATCACAAAGACGAACTTCTCCGGCGGCGTGCAAGGCGGGATCTCGAATGGCCAAACGATTTACTTCCGCGTCGCGTTCAAGCCGGTGGCGACGGTCATGCACGAACAGGAAACTGTCGATGCCGAATTCAAGAACACGACGTTGAAGGCGCGAGGCCGACACGATCCGTGCGTGTTGCCGCGTGCGGTTCCCATGGTGGAAGCGATGACGGCGCTGGTGCTGGTGGATCACGCGTTGCGGCATCAGGCACAGTGTGGAAGTTGA
- a CDS encoding L-rhamnonate dehydratase (catalyzes the formation of 2-keto-3-deoxy-L-rhamnonate from L-rhamnonate): MNRRNFIQTGSCFALGAAAVSRFSWPAESAEPLPSPPRLNFQDEASKLKITGVRMVRPRPKRPLLAYKPAPGSWSTGGSEVANPMSIYPKYKAQRSLFMAGDLGPDAVEITTDKGVTGIGYGGPGAAFVIEKHLTKLLLGEDPFDVERLWDIMWRSTLYYGRKGLVVHAISAVDNALWDVIGKALGMPVYKLLGGATKERIPAYCTGNDIEQHAEFGYKKIKLAVPYGPADGRDGMKKNVALVRRTRELLGPDGEIMLDCWMALTERYTIEFAQMLEPYRVYWMEECLPPDDYDGFRRLNEAIDSTRMATGEHEYTRYGFRQLLEYKAADIWQPDMNWCGGLTELRRIAALAAAYDIPVIPHGGWRGGAPHFIFATTNSPWCEMFLPAPGGPPEVYRRFEEDNQITRGPEGIYMRPSDRPGFGWELEV, from the coding sequence ATGAACCGACGAAACTTCATCCAGACGGGTTCCTGCTTCGCCCTCGGCGCTGCCGCTGTATCCCGATTCTCCTGGCCCGCCGAAAGCGCCGAACCGCTGCCTTCGCCGCCCCGGCTGAATTTTCAGGACGAAGCCAGCAAACTCAAGATCACCGGCGTCCGGATGGTTCGTCCGCGTCCGAAGCGGCCCTTGCTTGCTTACAAACCCGCGCCGGGCTCATGGTCCACCGGCGGCTCCGAGGTGGCCAATCCGATGTCGATTTACCCCAAATACAAAGCCCAGCGGAGTTTGTTCATGGCGGGCGATCTGGGGCCGGACGCGGTCGAAATCACCACGGACAAAGGCGTGACCGGGATCGGGTACGGCGGGCCGGGCGCGGCGTTCGTCATCGAGAAACATCTTACTAAACTGCTGCTCGGCGAAGACCCGTTCGATGTCGAGCGGCTTTGGGACATCATGTGGCGCTCGACGCTTTACTACGGACGCAAGGGGCTGGTCGTTCACGCGATCAGCGCGGTCGATAACGCCCTTTGGGATGTGATTGGCAAAGCGCTTGGGATGCCCGTTTACAAACTCCTTGGGGGAGCGACCAAGGAACGAATCCCCGCTTACTGCACGGGCAATGACATCGAGCAACATGCCGAGTTCGGCTACAAAAAGATCAAGCTGGCCGTGCCGTACGGTCCGGCGGATGGCCGCGACGGAATGAAGAAAAACGTCGCTCTGGTCCGGCGCACACGGGAGTTGCTCGGACCGGACGGCGAAATCATGCTCGATTGCTGGATGGCTCTGACCGAGCGTTACACGATCGAGTTCGCCCAGATGCTCGAACCGTATCGCGTCTATTGGATGGAGGAATGTTTGCCGCCCGATGACTACGATGGCTTCAGGCGATTAAATGAGGCGATTGATTCGACGCGCATGGCGACCGGCGAGCACGAGTACACCCGTTACGGATTCCGCCAACTGCTCGAATACAAAGCGGCGGACATCTGGCAGCCGGACATGAACTGGTGCGGCGGGTTGACCGAATTGCGGCGCATCGCGGCGCTGGCTGCGGCTTACGATATCCCGGTCATTCCGCACGGCGGCTGGCGAGGCGGCGCGCCGCATTTCATTTTTGCCACGACGAACAGTCCGTGGTGCGAAATGTTCCTTCCGGCGCCCGGTGGTCCGCCGGAAGTTTACAGGCGATTCGAGGAAGACAACCAGATCACGCGCGGCCCGGAAGGCATCTACATGCGGCCTTCGGACAGACCGGGGTTCGGATGGGAACTGGAGGTGTAG
- a CDS encoding VCBS repeat-containing protein — protein sequence MNLLPSLAWSICAGAITASAADYVVHSFKKLHLEKYYWSEGANFGDLNRDGRPDAISGPYWWEGPDFAKRHEIYPAKTTFKVMKDGAEETLPGFEGVFGKKNAYSTDNFFSFVYDFNGDGWNDVLTYGLPGTPAYLYLNPQGKARHWERHPVLDAVDNESPTFADLTGDGKPEIVCNFGGNFGFASPDWRNVTAKWPFTAISSGGNWQRFTHGLGIGDVNGDGRLDFLYKDGWWEQPSSRETASPWMRHPAAFSPGGGAQMFTYDVNGDGLNDVVTSLAAHGYGLGWYEQLREKDAGGHAQFKAHVFMNKEPGENRYGVAFSQLHAVELVDVDGDGLKDIVTGKCFWAHGPTGDPDPGAPAVLYWFRLVRGPGGQVDWAPHLIDNDSGVGRQIGVADVNGDGRPEFIIGNKKGTFVFRHETRKVSREEWTRAQPPVKFSSAGDKELKPNEVIQRTGPPREPQPAK from the coding sequence ATGAATCTTCTTCCCTCACTCGCCTGGTCCATTTGTGCCGGGGCAATCACGGCGTCGGCGGCCGATTACGTCGTCCACTCTTTCAAAAAACTTCATCTGGAGAAATATTACTGGAGCGAAGGCGCGAACTTCGGCGACCTCAATCGCGATGGCCGGCCGGACGCGATCTCCGGCCCGTACTGGTGGGAAGGGCCGGACTTTGCGAAGCGCCATGAGATTTACCCGGCGAAGACGACTTTCAAGGTGATGAAGGACGGCGCGGAGGAAACGCTCCCCGGCTTCGAAGGGGTGTTCGGCAAAAAGAACGCCTATTCCACCGACAATTTTTTCTCCTTCGTTTACGACTTCAACGGCGACGGCTGGAATGACGTGCTCACCTACGGACTCCCCGGCACTCCCGCTTACCTCTACCTCAACCCGCAAGGCAAGGCTCGGCATTGGGAGCGGCATCCGGTGCTCGATGCCGTGGACAATGAATCGCCCACGTTCGCCGACCTGACCGGCGACGGGAAACCTGAGATCGTCTGCAACTTCGGAGGCAACTTCGGTTTTGCGTCGCCGGACTGGCGCAACGTGACCGCGAAGTGGCCGTTCACCGCGATCTCCAGCGGAGGCAACTGGCAACGCTTCACTCACGGCCTGGGCATTGGCGACGTGAATGGCGATGGACGGCTTGATTTTCTTTACAAGGACGGTTGGTGGGAACAGCCGAGCTCACGCGAGACCGCTTCCCCCTGGATGCGCCATCCTGCGGCGTTCAGCCCCGGCGGCGGCGCGCAGATGTTCACCTATGACGTCAACGGCGACGGTTTGAACGACGTGGTCACGAGCCTCGCGGCACATGGGTATGGTCTCGGTTGGTACGAACAACTCCGCGAGAAGGACGCGGGCGGGCACGCGCAATTCAAGGCGCACGTCTTCATGAACAAGGAGCCAGGCGAAAATCGCTACGGCGTGGCCTTCTCCCAGCTTCACGCGGTGGAATTGGTCGATGTGGATGGCGACGGCCTCAAGGACATTGTCACCGGCAAATGCTTCTGGGCGCACGGCCCGACCGGCGATCCGGATCCGGGCGCGCCGGCAGTGCTTTATTGGTTCCGGCTCGTCCGCGGCCCAGGCGGCCAGGTGGATTGGGCGCCGCATCTGATCGACAACGATTCCGGTGTGGGCCGGCAAATCGGCGTCGCGGACGTGAACGGCGATGGCCGGCCCGAGTTCATCATCGGCAACAAAAAGGGGACGTTCGTTTTCCGGCACGAAACACGGAAGGTTTCCCGCGAGGAATGGACCCGAGCGCAGCCGCCGGTGAAGTTCTCTTCGGCTGGGGACAAAGAGTTGAAGCCGAACGAAGTCATCCAGCGCACGGGTCCGCCGCGCGAGCCGCAGCCGGCAAAATAG
- a CDS encoding type II toxin-antitoxin system VapC family toxin, with protein sequence MNFADTNWLEALYFESPEPEQQAREATAQRFMRRQGGQLAISHIVYLEARNVFSRTAKEPDPEEWRRFLADFNRLIYLDPMNWDFLRRDAFELFARYSHRAVLGTFDIAILASAKLSGATRLLSFDQALKALAVAEGMEIFPSLNSEGKQMLGRLKARAAG encoded by the coding sequence ATGAACTTTGCCGACACGAATTGGCTGGAGGCGCTCTACTTCGAGTCTCCGGAACCCGAGCAGCAAGCGCGCGAAGCGACCGCCCAACGGTTCATGCGAAGGCAGGGCGGGCAACTGGCCATCTCCCACATCGTTTATTTGGAGGCGCGAAACGTTTTTTCCAGGACGGCCAAGGAACCCGATCCGGAAGAATGGCGCCGGTTCCTGGCCGATTTCAATCGCCTGATTTACCTGGACCCGATGAACTGGGATTTTCTCCGGCGCGATGCCTTTGAATTGTTCGCGCGCTATTCGCACCGCGCTGTGTTGGGCACATTCGACATCGCCATCCTTGCTTCAGCAAAGCTCTCCGGAGCAACCCGGTTGCTGTCCTTCGATCAGGCGCTCAAAGCGCTGGCCGTTGCGGAGGGTATGGAGATCTTTCCGTCTTTGAATTCTGAAGGCAAACAAATGCTGGGAAGACTCAAAGCGCGCGCCGCGGGTTAG
- a CDS encoding DUF1501 domain-containing protein, with translation MSNCLHPRCRPINRRVFLADLGMGFTGLALGAMLHREAFGNGAAWPPPTGLPHFTPQAKSVIWLFMNGGVSHVESFDPKPMLTRYGGKTIAETPFADAQNPQKLAIERLVVPDANGNQRNTLYPLQVGFKKHGQSGIEVSDWFPHIARQVDRLAIVRSMWTTDSNHGAQTQFHSGRNMLDGEFPTLGAWVHYGLGSLNDNLPQFISIGTREYWNKKDGFYLGPAHDAVPLRIDPKNPLDFGQPERPFSAEAQSIGRDLVRELNALRGVEYPNDPALAARVASYELAFRMQHSVPDVLDYTKESEETKTLYGLDLPHCREFGSQLLAARRLVERGVRFIQIQHGGGGAGAWDAHSGLKANHSKLALAVDQPIGALLQDLDARGLLDETLVVFATEFGRTPGSQGSDGRDHHIFGFSVWMAGGGLKGGVTHGATDEIGFHAVENRHYVTDIHATILRQLGLDSRKLEVPGRKRLEIDHGKPIREIMA, from the coding sequence ATGAGCAACTGCCTCCATCCTCGCTGCCGCCCGATCAACCGCCGAGTCTTCCTCGCCGACCTCGGCATGGGATTTACCGGGCTGGCGCTCGGAGCGATGCTGCACCGCGAGGCCTTTGGAAACGGCGCGGCGTGGCCGCCACCGACCGGACTCCCGCACTTCACGCCCCAGGCGAAAAGTGTCATCTGGCTGTTCATGAACGGCGGCGTCAGTCACGTGGAGAGTTTCGATCCGAAGCCAATGCTCACGAGGTACGGCGGCAAAACCATTGCCGAAACGCCCTTCGCCGACGCGCAGAATCCCCAGAAGCTCGCCATCGAACGGCTCGTCGTTCCCGACGCCAACGGCAATCAGCGCAACACGCTTTATCCGCTGCAAGTCGGCTTTAAGAAACACGGCCAGAGCGGCATCGAAGTGAGCGACTGGTTCCCGCACATCGCGCGCCAGGTGGATCGCCTGGCGATTGTTCGCTCGATGTGGACGACGGACAGCAATCACGGCGCACAGACGCAATTTCATTCCGGCCGCAACATGCTCGACGGTGAGTTTCCCACGCTTGGGGCGTGGGTTCACTACGGTCTAGGCTCGCTCAATGACAACTTGCCGCAGTTCATTTCCATCGGCACGCGCGAATATTGGAACAAGAAGGACGGGTTCTATCTCGGCCCGGCGCACGACGCCGTCCCGCTGCGCATCGATCCCAAGAACCCGCTCGACTTTGGCCAGCCCGAACGGCCCTTTTCTGCTGAAGCGCAGAGCATAGGCCGCGATTTGGTGCGCGAACTGAACGCCTTGCGCGGTGTCGAGTATCCGAACGATCCCGCTCTCGCCGCGCGCGTCGCTTCCTATGAACTCGCCTTCCGCATGCAGCACTCGGTGCCCGACGTTTTGGATTACACCAAAGAATCGGAAGAGACGAAGACGCTTTACGGTCTCGATTTGCCGCACTGCCGTGAGTTCGGTTCGCAGCTTCTCGCCGCCCGGCGTTTGGTGGAACGCGGCGTGCGATTCATTCAGATTCAGCATGGCGGCGGCGGCGCGGGAGCCTGGGATGCGCACAGCGGTCTCAAGGCCAATCACTCGAAGCTCGCGCTCGCAGTGGATCAACCGATCGGGGCGTTACTCCAGGATCTCGACGCGCGCGGACTGCTTGACGAAACGCTGGTCGTGTTCGCGACGGAGTTTGGCCGGACGCCCGGTTCGCAAGGTTCCGATGGCCGCGATCATCACATCTTCGGATTCAGCGTCTGGATGGCCGGGGGCGGACTGAAAGGCGGCGTGACACACGGCGCCACCGACGAGATCGGTTTTCACGCCGTTGAGAACCGGCATTATGTCACCGATATCCACGCGACGATTCTGCGCCAACTCGGTCTCGATTCGCGCAAGCTTGAGGTTCCCGGACGCAAGCGTCTGGAAATCGACCACGGAAAGCCAATCCGCGAGATCATGGCGTAA
- a CDS encoding VCBS repeat-containing protein has protein sequence MFTQTLIGRAHNRLALATAVFFPLLLPRPEAAEPLWKKHVVHQGFPCMTAVAGDFTKDRKPDVIANSGNRTRLFVGPTWKEIVLDATPGHDFIHSETFDVDGDGDLDFIGARYQPGLIIWLEQPDHPLTDPWPLRTASKALNGIHGLLKGDVNRDGRIDLIANSAQPKDTPFPESLLWLAVPKNPRTALNWEPHVFADQDAPGLSHYLGFGDVNGDGRPDAATGAKGSPSPVGNYFAWWEAPEDPAKAWKKHVIAEKQMGATNIHPGDVNQDGKADFIASRGHGNGVVWFEAPSWREHPIHPTLKEPHSLIVLDLDGDGDLDAATCAYGDKQAWWFENDGKGKFTNHLVANDQEAYDIRAFDMDQDGDLDLVIAGRASNNVAWYENPRR, from the coding sequence ATGTTCACCCAGACGCTCATTGGCCGCGCCCACAACCGCCTTGCCCTCGCAACCGCCGTTTTCTTTCCGCTTTTGCTCCCGCGCCCGGAAGCCGCCGAACCCCTTTGGAAGAAGCATGTCGTCCATCAAGGTTTTCCGTGCATGACTGCGGTCGCCGGAGATTTCACGAAAGACAGGAAACCCGATGTCATCGCGAATAGCGGGAACAGGACGCGGCTTTTTGTAGGACCCACCTGGAAGGAAATCGTGCTCGATGCAACTCCCGGCCACGATTTCATTCATTCCGAGACTTTCGACGTGGACGGAGACGGCGATCTGGATTTCATCGGCGCGCGTTACCAACCGGGTTTGATTATCTGGCTCGAACAACCGGATCATCCGCTTACCGATCCCTGGCCGTTGCGCACCGCCAGCAAAGCGCTCAACGGCATCCATGGCCTGTTGAAGGGCGATGTCAACCGCGATGGGCGGATTGATTTGATCGCAAACAGCGCGCAACCCAAAGACACGCCATTCCCGGAATCGCTCCTCTGGCTGGCCGTGCCAAAAAATCCGCGCACCGCCTTAAACTGGGAGCCTCACGTATTCGCCGACCAAGACGCTCCCGGCCTCAGCCACTACCTGGGTTTCGGCGATGTCAACGGAGACGGCCGCCCGGATGCCGCGACTGGAGCCAAAGGAAGCCCGTCTCCCGTCGGCAACTACTTTGCCTGGTGGGAAGCGCCTGAAGACCCGGCCAAAGCCTGGAAGAAACACGTCATCGCCGAGAAGCAAATGGGCGCGACCAACATTCATCCGGGTGATGTCAACCAGGATGGGAAAGCCGATTTCATTGCCAGCCGCGGGCACGGCAACGGCGTGGTCTGGTTTGAAGCTCCTTCGTGGCGAGAACACCCCATTCATCCGACCCTGAAAGAACCCCATTCTCTCATCGTTCTCGACCTGGATGGCGATGGGGATCTCGATGCGGCCACCTGCGCTTACGGCGACAAGCAAGCCTGGTGGTTCGAAAACGATGGAAAGGGAAAGTTCACGAATCATCTCGTCGCCAACGACCAGGAGGCTTACGACATCCGCGCGTTTGACATGGACCAGGACGGGGACCTGGATCTGGTGATCGCCGGTCGCGCCAGCAACAACGTCGCCTGGTACGAGAATCCGCGCCGATAA